A segment of the Mercurialis annua linkage group LG4, ddMerAnnu1.2, whole genome shotgun sequence genome:
GCCCGAGCCTTACAGCTACAATATTCATGGCCTGGTATCGCAAACTGTCTAACTGATTTACAGTGAAGGGATGCAAATAATGCATTTTTGGCAGTAATGGATGCCCATATAGGTAAATCATATTTGCCAGTGATAGACAGGTGAACCGAACCGCTAGTTGGAGTTCTCCCATCTTTTTCAGTCCAGATGGTTGCAGAACAAGAAGCGGGTAAGAATGCGTGTATATTCGATCTGTTTCTAGGGTGGATAGCCGAATTCTTACCTTTCCAATTCTCGAGTCACCCTTTGCTCCACCACCAGGACCTAAATGGCAATTGTCAAAAACTCCTAGTGTGATCACTGTGCAAGGATCATAGACCTCCCATGTGTATTGCTCGTTCCACTTTGGATTAAAGTTTTCTAGGATTGTTCTGGTTCGAACCCACTTTAATCCATACTTGGCTACACAATAAGCATCAGTGGTTCCTCCTCCTTCTTTTGGCTTCATTGGAAGAAGCCCTTGTGCACTTAGGATGCCCACTTCAAGGATGCCAATAGGATTCTTCCATAGCTGCCTAGCTGTTGGTCGCTGGTCGCTTATGTACATTGTTGATTCATCTAGTACATGATAAGCACCCTCAAGACAAACTCTTAGATGAACTCTGCTTGAAAACTTAAGCTCATGTCTCTTGTCTCCTTCCAGAACACCGAACCCAAATCTTTCGAGGTTAAACCATTTAGAGTGAACAGGCCGGTGATCCAATCGTCTCTCGAAAATGTGAAGGGGCAGAATTAACCTACCGGTTACTTCATCTTTTGCCGGGGTTGCCTTACTTTCTACAGTAAGCACCAACTGTTCCTCAAAAGGCTCGGCTGCTACAAAGATTAAATCTTCATTCCATGTAGGATTGATCGTGCGAATCGGGCATAGCTTTGTTTTGAGTATCTGGTTTCCAACTTGAGCCTTTACAAAAACCTGTGGTGATTGGCTTTTGTCGAGGGGCTCGACATCTTGAGCTTCAATCACGTTAACTCTGAGATACCAAAGTTTTGGTGATACATAAACTTTGGATCGAACATTGTAAACACCTTCTCCTTGTACTGTTGCGGCGTCTGAATGCCAAGCTTCAGGAAAGGCTTCATCAGCTTGAGTTCCCATCCAAACTGCAAGCATTACCTCTCCTTTCACTTTGCTATCCCTGTGCCTGTCCTCTAAT
Coding sequences within it:
- the LOC126677934 gene encoding FT-interacting protein 1 gives rise to the protein MNPLDAKEDFKLKDTKPQLGERWPHGGARGGGGWISSDRATSTYDLVEQMFYLYVRVVKAKDLPTNPVTGNIDPYIEVKLGNYRGKTKHFEKKTNPEWNQVFAFSKDKIQSSVVEVFIRDREMVGRDDYIGKVVFDMHEVPTRVPPDSPLAPQWYRLEDRHRDSKVKGEVMLAVWMGTQADEAFPEAWHSDAATVQGEGVYNVRSKVYVSPKLWYLRVNVIEAQDVEPLDKSQSPQVFVKAQVGNQILKTKLCPIRTINPTWNEDLIFVAAEPFEEQLVLTVESKATPAKDEVTGRLILPLHIFERRLDHRPVHSKWFNLERFGFGVLEGDKRHELKFSSRVHLRVCLEGAYHVLDESTMYISDQRPTARQLWKNPIGILEVGILSAQGLLPMKPKEGGGTTDAYCVAKYGLKWVRTRTILENFNPKWNEQYTWEVYDPCTVITLGVFDNCHLGPGGGAKGDSRIGKVRIRLSTLETDRIYTHSYPLLVLQPSGLKKMGELQLAVRFTCLSLANMIYLYGHPLLPKMHYLHPFTVNQLDSLRYQAMNIVAVRLGRAEPPLRKEVVEYMLDVDSHMWSMRRSKANFFRIVSLFSGVISMSKWLGEVCTWKNPVTTTLVHVLFFILICYPELILPTMFLYMFLIGIWNYRFRQRHPPHMDTKLSCAEVVHPDELDEEFDTFPTSKMQDVARMRYDRLRSVAGRIQTVVGDMATQGERFQALLSWRDPRATSLYVFFCFIAALVLYITPFKIIALIAGLVWLRHPRFRSKMPSVPSNFFRRLPSRADSML